From a single Rutidosis leptorrhynchoides isolate AG116_Rl617_1_P2 unplaced genomic scaffold, CSIRO_AGI_Rlap_v1 contig524, whole genome shotgun sequence genomic region:
- the LOC139884248 gene encoding uncharacterized protein encodes MYADLVEVSGNRSVKERLNASTTNDSTRTRQISGKRLRENDKWEHDLYEDDEPRVSGRKVDARDLRLKLQRKSLKHNTGGSLSGVRDLREKLSGISSKQVNVDPAKSKLDASRPAKRNVAVDSSEPETKKVANQAPRKKTKQKGDTSVDNFLLSLGLEKYLLTFQAEEVDMTALIHMSDGDLKAMGMPMGPRKKVLLALESRTRGLEM; translated from the exons ATGTATGCTGATCTAGTCGAGGTCTCTGGGAATCGTTCTGTAAAGGAGCGTCTCAACGCTAGTACTACTAACGATTCCACTCGTACGCGACAAATATCTGGAAAAAG GCTAAGAGAAAATGACAAGTGGGAGCATGATCTTTACGAAGATGATGAGCCGCGAGTTTCAG GTCGCAAAGTGGATGCTCGAGATCTTCGATTAAAGCTCCAAAGAAAAAGCCTCAAACATAACACAGGGGGTTCTTTGTCAGGCGTGCGGGATTTACGTGAAAAACTTTCTGGGATAAGTTCAAAACAAGTGAATGTCGATCCAGCAAAGTCAAAGCTTGATGCTTCTAGACCAGCCAAGAGAAATGTAGCTGTTGACAGCTCTGAACCGGAGACTAAAAAGGTTGCCAACCAGGCTCCTAGGAAGAAAACTAAGCAaaag GGAGATACATCAGTTGATAATTTTCTACTTTCTCTGGGCCTCGAGAAATATCTGTTAACTTTCCAAGCCGAGGAA GTTGATATGACAGCTCTAATCCACATGAGCGATGGAGACTTGAAGGCTATGGGAATGCCGATG GGGCCGAGGAAGAAGGTACTCTTAGCCCTGGAATCTAGAACAAGAGGATTGGAAATGTAG